A single Pirellulales bacterium DNA region contains:
- a CDS encoding inositol oxygenase, whose protein sequence is MVDAANRSNPSQNPLADLHEWDDDVKRRYPEPAAGGDAPFNPTDPNKTQEQFRDYRAEARASVKEFYRLNHTHQTLDFVRGKRAEYLPLRKKRMGVWEAMEFLNTLVDDSDPDTDLPQIEHAMQTAEAIRADGHPRWFVLAGLIHDLGKVLCLFGEPQWAVVGDTFPVGCAFSDKIVFPEFFAANPDSQVAEYKTACGIYEPGCGLDRVLLSWGHDEYLFQVTKDYLPEPAQYMLRYHSFYPQHREQAYDHLLNDHDREMFAWVRAFNPYDLYTKAKERPDQARLRPFYQELIAEYFPAEIAW, encoded by the coding sequence ATGGTCGATGCCGCCAATCGGTCGAATCCCAGCCAGAATCCGCTTGCCGATCTCCACGAATGGGACGACGACGTCAAGCGCCGCTATCCCGAGCCAGCCGCTGGCGGCGATGCGCCGTTCAACCCGACTGACCCAAACAAGACGCAGGAGCAGTTCCGCGATTATCGCGCCGAGGCCCGCGCCAGCGTCAAGGAGTTCTACCGGCTCAACCATACTCACCAGACGCTCGATTTCGTCCGCGGGAAGCGAGCCGAGTACCTTCCGCTGCGGAAAAAGCGGATGGGTGTTTGGGAGGCGATGGAGTTTCTCAACACGCTGGTCGACGACAGCGACCCCGACACCGATCTGCCGCAGATCGAGCATGCGATGCAAACCGCCGAGGCGATTCGCGCCGACGGTCACCCGCGGTGGTTCGTGCTGGCCGGCCTGATTCACGACCTGGGCAAGGTTTTGTGCCTGTTCGGCGAGCCGCAATGGGCCGTCGTCGGCGACACCTTTCCCGTCGGCTGCGCGTTCAGCGACAAGATTGTCTTTCCCGAGTTCTTCGCGGCGAATCCTGATTCGCAGGTGGCCGAGTACAAGACGGCCTGCGGCATCTACGAGCCGGGCTGCGGGCTGGACCGGGTGCTGCTGTCCTGGGGACACGACGAGTATCTCTTCCAGGTGACGAAGGACTATCTGCCTGAGCCGGCGCAGTACATGCTTCGGTACCACTCGTTCTACCCGCAGCACCGCGAGCAGGCATACGATCATCTGCTCAACGATCATGACCGCGAGATGTTCGCCTGGGTGCGGGCATTCAATCCCTATGACCTGTACACGAAGGCCAAGGAGCGCCCCGACCAGGCGCGTCTGCGGCCGTTCTACCAAGAGCTGATCGCCGAATACTTCCCGGCCGAAATTGCCTGGTAG